The nucleotide sequence tcagctgtaactgCAAAACTgcacaatgatttttttttttttctctcctcacacTTTCCCTGACTTTCTCGTCAGCGCACCTGCATTCGCCTTCATGGCAATCTGGCATCAATCCACAGCAAAGAGGAACACGACTTCATCCAACACCTCATCCACAGAGCAACCGGCAAGGACGGACAAACTCACATTGGAGGCCATGACACCGCAAAGGCGAGTGATCAAAAAAACGTCAAACCTGGGCTTCGAAATTAACACAAACCCGCCTGTTAGGCTCTTCTGCAAAAGTTACAACAGTGTGAATTCACAGCTGTATACATCccaaatacttaaaataattaatttaattattcaacAAAGCCTAAAAAATAgactatttaaaacaaaaagccagacccaaatgccaaactttagtttttttttttttttgcattttatagcTATATAACCTGATATGTAGtattaatatttcacttttttctcacACAATTAAGACTTTAATCTTATATTATGACTTTCTATCTTgtaaatttacaattttaacctcataaaatctgttttgtttaactAATATTAGAGTGTAATCTCATGATATTAGGACTTTTTATcttacaaatttaaatttaaacatttttttcttgtatatttaCAAGTTTAATCCTGTAATAGTACAacttttgtaataataataataaacttttttgtctAGCAcaagaaatttacaaaatataaataaaaatatacaagaaagcccaacgtgctttacaacAACAAAGTTAAATGCACAtgcttcacataaaaaaaataagacaaagacgTAACAAAACCTGCacataaaaatcagaaatgataaaaatgagatgaataaaaacaattttctttaaCACGAGAGCAGGGTGGGACAAGATTACTCACATTGGGATaggaaaggatttttttctttgactctATTTTTCTACATaatagaattattttttaaagttttttttatgggaTTGAATTGACCTTTCGGCGGTTCTTTCAGGAGGGTGCGTGGATGTGGTCTGATGGGACCCCCTTTGACTTCAAGGGTTTGTGGGGTCCAGGGCAGCCTGACAACGCTCAC is from Plectropomus leopardus isolate mb unplaced genomic scaffold, YSFRI_Pleo_2.0 unplaced_scaffold28070, whole genome shotgun sequence and encodes:
- the LOC121937979 gene encoding galactose-specific lectin nattectin-like, producing the protein CILDTCKTCPDGWVRFKDSCYQYHHTAKDWADAERTCIRLHGNLASIHSKEEHDFIQHLIHRATGKDGQTHIGGHDTAKEGAWMWSDGTPFDFKGLWGPGQPDNAHHREHCLELNYRRAPNDNQCKIAKPFVCGMHL